In a single window of the Dinghuibacter silviterrae genome:
- a CDS encoding bifunctional 3,4-dihydroxy-2-butanone-4-phosphate synthase/GTP cyclohydrolase II, which produces MDSIQSAIEDIKQGKLVIVVDDEDRENEGDFITAAANVTPEIINFMSKHGRGLICAPLPEDRCEALQLDLMVTNNTALHQTPFTVSVDLIGHGCTTGISAHDRAKTVQALIDPATTPEDLGRPGHIFPLKAKKEGVLRRTGHTEATIDLARLAGFDAAGVLVEIMNEDGTMARLPQLEVIAKTFDLKLISIKDLIEYRLKTDSLIEEVVRVDMPTKWGHFKLIAFHEKGTKNEHLALIKGSWEPGEPVLTRVHSSCFTGDIMGSMRCDCGEQLHTAMEMIEREGKGVLLYMNQEGRGIGLLNKLKAYKLQEEGMDTVEANLHLGFGMDDRDYGVGAQILRYLGITQLRLMSNNPRKRAGLLGYGLEIVETVPIRIDPNPHNERYLQTKRDRLGHEILK; this is translated from the coding sequence ATGGATAGTATACAAAGCGCTATAGAAGATATAAAACAAGGTAAACTGGTCATCGTCGTGGACGACGAAGACCGTGAGAATGAGGGCGATTTTATCACCGCGGCTGCTAACGTCACCCCCGAGATCATCAATTTCATGAGCAAACACGGCAGGGGGCTGATTTGTGCACCCCTTCCGGAAGACCGGTGCGAGGCGCTCCAACTGGACCTCATGGTCACCAACAATACGGCCCTGCACCAAACCCCGTTCACCGTATCGGTCGACCTGATCGGTCACGGCTGTACCACGGGCATATCCGCCCACGACCGGGCCAAGACCGTACAGGCGCTGATCGACCCCGCCACGACCCCCGAGGACCTCGGCAGACCGGGGCATATTTTCCCCCTGAAGGCCAAAAAGGAAGGCGTTCTTCGCCGGACCGGGCATACCGAGGCCACCATCGATCTGGCCCGCCTGGCCGGTTTTGACGCCGCGGGCGTTCTGGTGGAGATCATGAACGAGGACGGGACCATGGCCCGGCTCCCCCAACTGGAGGTCATCGCCAAAACCTTCGACCTGAAACTCATATCCATCAAGGACCTGATCGAATACCGCCTGAAAACCGATTCCCTCATCGAAGAGGTCGTCCGGGTAGACATGCCCACCAAATGGGGGCATTTCAAACTCATCGCTTTCCACGAAAAGGGGACCAAAAACGAGCACCTGGCGTTGATCAAGGGCTCCTGGGAGCCCGGGGAGCCGGTCCTGACCCGGGTACACTCTTCCTGTTTCACCGGGGACATCATGGGGTCCATGCGTTGTGACTGCGGCGAACAGCTCCACACAGCCATGGAAATGATCGAACGCGAGGGCAAGGGCGTACTCCTGTACATGAACCAGGAAGGCCGCGGTATCGGGTTGCTCAACAAGCTCAAGGCCTATAAGCTCCAGGAAGAAGGTATGGATACCGTGGAGGCCAACCTCCATTTGGGTTTTGGGATGGACGACCGGGACTATGGCGTGGGTGCACAGATCCTGCGCTACCTGGGGATCACCCAGCTCCGCCTGATGAGCAACAACCCGCGGAAACGGGCCGGTCTTTTGGGATATGGCCTGGAGATCGTTGAGACGGTGCCCATTCGCATCGATCCTAATCCCCACAACGAGCGGTATTTGCAAACGAAGCGGGACCGCCTGGGACACGAAATTTTGAAATAA